In Molothrus ater isolate BHLD 08-10-18 breed brown headed cowbird chromosome 19, BPBGC_Mater_1.1, whole genome shotgun sequence, a single genomic region encodes these proteins:
- the CYTH1 gene encoding cytohesin-1 isoform X2, with the protein MEEEEGGGCVPSDLTPEECQELENIRRRKQELLADIQRLKDEIAEVTNEIENLGSTEERKNMQRNKQVAMGRKKFNMDPKKGIQFLIENDLLKNTCEDIAQFLYKGEGLNKTAIGDYLGERDEFNIQVLHAFVELHEFTDLNLVQALRQFLWSFRLPGEAQKIDRMMEAFAQRYCQCNPGVFQSTDTCYVLSFAIIMLNTSLHNPNVKDKPTAERFIAMNRGINDGGDLPEELLQNLYESIKNEPFKIPEDDGNDLTHTFFNPDREGWLLKLGGGRVKTWKRRWFILTDNCLYYFEYTTDKEPRGIIPLENLSIREVEDSKKPNCFELYIPDNKDQVIKACKTEADGRVVEGNHTVYRISAPTPEEKEEWIKCIKAAISRDPFYEMLAARKKKVSSTKRH; encoded by the exons agctgctggctgacaTACAG cGCCTGAAGGATGAGATAGCAGAAGTGACGAATGAGATCGAGAACCTGGGCTCCACGGAGGAGAG GAAAAACATGCAGAGGAACAAGCAGGTGGCCAtgggcaggaagaagttcaaCATGGATCCCAAGAAG GGCATCCAGTTCCTGATTGAGAACGACCTGCTGAAGAACACGTGCGAGGACATTGCGCAGTTCCTGTACAAGGGAGAGGGCCTCAACAAGACAGCCATCGGCGACTACCTGGGCGAGAG GGATGAGTTCAACATCCAAGTCCTGCATGCCTTTGTGGAGCTGCATGAATTCACTGACCTCAACCTTGTGCAGGCCCTGCG GCAGTTCCTGTGGAGCTTCCGGCTGCCAGGGGAGGCACAGAAGATTGACCGGATGATGGAGGCCTTTGCCCAGCGGTACTGCCAGTGCAACCCCGGTGTGTTCCAGTCCACAG aCACCTGCTACGTGCTGTCCTTTGCCATCATCATGCTGAACACGAGCCTGCACAATCCCAACGTGAAGGACAAGCCCACGGCAGAGCGGTTCATCGCCATGAACCGCGGCATCAATGACGGGGGGGACctgcctgaggagctgctccag AATCTGTACGAGAGCATCAAGAATGAGCCCTTCAAAATTCCTGAGGATGATGGCAATGACCTCACCCACACCTTCTTCAACCCCGACCGGGAGGGCTGGCTCCTGAAGCTCGG aggaggcAGGGTGAAGACGTGGAAGCGGCGCTGGTTCATCCTGACGGACAACTGCCTTTACTACTTCGAGTACACAACG GATAAGGAGCCCCGTGGCATCATCCCCCTGGAGAACCTGAGCATCCGTGAGGTGGAGGACTCAAAGAAGCCC AACTGCTTTGAGCTCTACATCCCTGACAACAAGGACCAGGTGATCAAGGCCTGCAAGACAGAGGCAGATGGGCGTGTGGTGGAGGGGAACCACACCGTGTACCGCATCTCTGCCCCCACGCCCGAGGAGAAGGAGGAGTGGATCAAGTGCATCAA ggcagccatCAGCCGGGACCCCTTCTATGAGATGCTGGCTGCCAGGAAGAAGAAGGTCTCCTCCACCAAGAGGCACTAG
- the CYTH1 gene encoding cytohesin-1 isoform X3 yields MVLRAQGHVPSDLTPEECQELENIRRRKQELLADIQRLKDEIAEVTNEIENLGSTEERKNMQRNKQVAMGRKKFNMDPKKGIQFLIENDLLKNTCEDIAQFLYKGEGLNKTAIGDYLGERDEFNIQVLHAFVELHEFTDLNLVQALRQFLWSFRLPGEAQKIDRMMEAFAQRYCQCNPGVFQSTDTCYVLSFAIIMLNTSLHNPNVKDKPTAERFIAMNRGINDGGDLPEELLQNLYESIKNEPFKIPEDDGNDLTHTFFNPDREGWLLKLGGGRVKTWKRRWFILTDNCLYYFEYTTDKEPRGIIPLENLSIREVEDSKKPNCFELYIPDNKDQVIKACKTEADGRVVEGNHTVYRISAPTPEEKEEWIKCIKAAISRDPFYEMLAARKKKVSSTKRH; encoded by the exons agctgctggctgacaTACAG cGCCTGAAGGATGAGATAGCAGAAGTGACGAATGAGATCGAGAACCTGGGCTCCACGGAGGAGAG GAAAAACATGCAGAGGAACAAGCAGGTGGCCAtgggcaggaagaagttcaaCATGGATCCCAAGAAG GGCATCCAGTTCCTGATTGAGAACGACCTGCTGAAGAACACGTGCGAGGACATTGCGCAGTTCCTGTACAAGGGAGAGGGCCTCAACAAGACAGCCATCGGCGACTACCTGGGCGAGAG GGATGAGTTCAACATCCAAGTCCTGCATGCCTTTGTGGAGCTGCATGAATTCACTGACCTCAACCTTGTGCAGGCCCTGCG GCAGTTCCTGTGGAGCTTCCGGCTGCCAGGGGAGGCACAGAAGATTGACCGGATGATGGAGGCCTTTGCCCAGCGGTACTGCCAGTGCAACCCCGGTGTGTTCCAGTCCACAG aCACCTGCTACGTGCTGTCCTTTGCCATCATCATGCTGAACACGAGCCTGCACAATCCCAACGTGAAGGACAAGCCCACGGCAGAGCGGTTCATCGCCATGAACCGCGGCATCAATGACGGGGGGGACctgcctgaggagctgctccag AATCTGTACGAGAGCATCAAGAATGAGCCCTTCAAAATTCCTGAGGATGATGGCAATGACCTCACCCACACCTTCTTCAACCCCGACCGGGAGGGCTGGCTCCTGAAGCTCGG aggaggcAGGGTGAAGACGTGGAAGCGGCGCTGGTTCATCCTGACGGACAACTGCCTTTACTACTTCGAGTACACAACG GATAAGGAGCCCCGTGGCATCATCCCCCTGGAGAACCTGAGCATCCGTGAGGTGGAGGACTCAAAGAAGCCC AACTGCTTTGAGCTCTACATCCCTGACAACAAGGACCAGGTGATCAAGGCCTGCAAGACAGAGGCAGATGGGCGTGTGGTGGAGGGGAACCACACCGTGTACCGCATCTCTGCCCCCACGCCCGAGGAGAAGGAGGAGTGGATCAAGTGCATCAA ggcagccatCAGCCGGGACCCCTTCTATGAGATGCTGGCTGCCAGGAAGAAGAAGGTCTCCTCCACCAAGAGGCACTAG
- the CYTH1 gene encoding cytohesin-1 isoform X4: protein MQRNKQVAMGRKKFNMDPKKGIQFLIENDLLKNTCEDIAQFLYKGEGLNKTAIGDYLGERDEFNIQVLHAFVELHEFTDLNLVQALRQFLWSFRLPGEAQKIDRMMEAFAQRYCQCNPGVFQSTDTCYVLSFAIIMLNTSLHNPNVKDKPTAERFIAMNRGINDGGDLPEELLQNLYESIKNEPFKIPEDDGNDLTHTFFNPDREGWLLKLGGGRVKTWKRRWFILTDNCLYYFEYTTDKEPRGIIPLENLSIREVEDSKKPNCFELYIPDNKDQVIKACKTEADGRVVEGNHTVYRISAPTPEEKEEWIKCIKAAISRDPFYEMLAARKKKVSSTKRH from the exons ATGCAGAGGAACAAGCAGGTGGCCAtgggcaggaagaagttcaaCATGGATCCCAAGAAG GGCATCCAGTTCCTGATTGAGAACGACCTGCTGAAGAACACGTGCGAGGACATTGCGCAGTTCCTGTACAAGGGAGAGGGCCTCAACAAGACAGCCATCGGCGACTACCTGGGCGAGAG GGATGAGTTCAACATCCAAGTCCTGCATGCCTTTGTGGAGCTGCATGAATTCACTGACCTCAACCTTGTGCAGGCCCTGCG GCAGTTCCTGTGGAGCTTCCGGCTGCCAGGGGAGGCACAGAAGATTGACCGGATGATGGAGGCCTTTGCCCAGCGGTACTGCCAGTGCAACCCCGGTGTGTTCCAGTCCACAG aCACCTGCTACGTGCTGTCCTTTGCCATCATCATGCTGAACACGAGCCTGCACAATCCCAACGTGAAGGACAAGCCCACGGCAGAGCGGTTCATCGCCATGAACCGCGGCATCAATGACGGGGGGGACctgcctgaggagctgctccag AATCTGTACGAGAGCATCAAGAATGAGCCCTTCAAAATTCCTGAGGATGATGGCAATGACCTCACCCACACCTTCTTCAACCCCGACCGGGAGGGCTGGCTCCTGAAGCTCGG aggaggcAGGGTGAAGACGTGGAAGCGGCGCTGGTTCATCCTGACGGACAACTGCCTTTACTACTTCGAGTACACAACG GATAAGGAGCCCCGTGGCATCATCCCCCTGGAGAACCTGAGCATCCGTGAGGTGGAGGACTCAAAGAAGCCC AACTGCTTTGAGCTCTACATCCCTGACAACAAGGACCAGGTGATCAAGGCCTGCAAGACAGAGGCAGATGGGCGTGTGGTGGAGGGGAACCACACCGTGTACCGCATCTCTGCCCCCACGCCCGAGGAGAAGGAGGAGTGGATCAAGTGCATCAA ggcagccatCAGCCGGGACCCCTTCTATGAGATGCTGGCTGCCAGGAAGAAGAAGGTCTCCTCCACCAAGAGGCACTAG